Proteins from a single region of Malassezia restricta chromosome IV, complete sequence:
- a CDS encoding chromosome transmission fidelity protein 18, with protein MSEAHFGRAEARGPSVPAYIPAAPFAATRLDGTSVLIPRRRRIQAWRPSTTSASYAPALSEPLDVLMPRVRARPSEVAREPRRRWAADSRMWVDKYRPRAFTDLLGDDRLHRDVLRWVKAWDPCVFGRDAPRARRVDERVPDKFGRPHERVLLLSGPPGLGKTTLAHVVAQHAGYRVYELNASDARTAADVESRVRTALESDSLRGHGRPTLVVIDEIDGATGGSDALGTSGFVRALVRLLERGAGAPRGKKSQPILRPIVCICNDLYAPALRPLRPMSQIVRCYRPPTPLITRRLREICAREHLSADTRGLTMLCDVSHGDLRACLHALELLHRDGRPVSVSTIQDASVGIKDSVVPLQRLWTQLFCAMDPTHVSWHGSHIHALVHELTAFGDYDRLTHGCFEHYIHLRVPDQGWQRYADALDWLHFSQRMMHGTSFELLPYVPWTWVAWHHLFANIANPVPEQPPRHDYERHMQLRATLETTEALRRCLPAHLAPFYAQDTIACELGPALARILSPDIKVHATPYASALPDLVDTLLLYGMSFEADRNEHGALVHRLHPCIDVFAQYAAHSQADVGPSRHGARQHVQRELEAEQRRRRRRTLPETATQKEAPSSPHAASATAPTYRDFFGRVMPTPAVPSQADAAPAGPSGLQVFYRFHEGYSNAVRKPIKLASLL; from the coding sequence atgagcgaggcgcactTTGGGCGGGCGGAGGCGAGGGGGCCTTCTGTGCCTGCGTACATACCTGCGGCGCCGTtcgcggcgacgcgcttggATGGCACGAGTGTCCTGATACcccggcgccggcgcatccaggcatggcgtccatcgacgacgtcggcgtcgtatgcgccggcgctctCCGAGCCGCTGGACGTGCTTatgccgcgcgtgcgtgcgaggCCGTCGGAGGTCGCGCGCGAGCCGCGGCGTAGGTGGGCGGCCGACTCGCGCATGTGGGTGGACAAGTATCGGCCGCGCGCGTTCACCGACTTGCTGGGCGACGATCGCCTGCaccgcgacgtgctgcggTGGGTCAAGGCATGGGACCCGTGTGTGTTTGGtcgtgatgcgccgcgtgcgcgccgcgtggaCGAGCGTGTGCCCGACAAGTTTGGGCGTCCGCACGAGCGTGTGCTGCTTTTATCCGGTCCGCCGGGCCTGGGGAAGAcgacgctggcgcatgtggTGGCACAGCACGCCGGCTATCGTGTGTACGAGCTGAATGCGAGCGATGCACGTACGGCGGCCGACGTCGAGAgccgcgtgcgcacggcgctcgagtcggACAGCCTGCGTGGGCATGGGCGTCCGACGCTCGTGGTGATTGACGAGATCGATGGAGCGAcgggcggcagcgatgcgctggGCACGTCGGGCTttgtgcgcgcgctcgtccgcCTCCTGGAGCGTGGGgccggcgcgccgcgtggcaAGAAGAGCCAGCCGATCCTGCGTCCGATCGTGTGCATCTGCAACGACTTGTatgcgcctgcgctgcgcccgcTGCGTCCCATGTCGCAGATCGTGCGCTGCTACCGcccgccgacgccgctcattacgcggcgcctgcgtgagATTTGTGCGCGGGAGCATCTGTCGGCGGACACGCGTGGGCTCACGATGCTTTGCGACGTGTCGCACGGCGACTTGCGTGCGTgtctgcatgcgctggagctgctgcaccgcGATGGCCGTCCTGtcagcgtctcgacgaTCCAGGATGCGTCCGTGGGCATCAAGGACAGCGTCGTGCCGCTCCAGCGGCTGTGGACGCAGCTGTTTTGTGCTATGGATCCCACGCACGTGTCGTGGCACGGCTCGCACATCCACGCGCTGGTCCACGAGCTGACCGCGTTTGGCGACTACGACCGGCTCACGCATGGCTGCTTTGAGCACTACATCCACCTGCGCGTCCCGGACCAGGGGTGGCAGCGGTACGCTGACGCGCTCGATTGGCTGCACTTTTcgcagcgcatgatgcaCGGCACGTCCTttgagctgctgccgtACGTGCCGTGGACGTGGGTCGCATGGCACCATCTCTTTGCGAACATCGCGAATCCCGTGCCGGAGCAGCCGCCGCGTCACGACTAtgagcggcacatgcagctgcgcgcTACGCTCGAGACCACCGAGGCGCTCCGGCGCTGCCTTCCCGCGCACCTCGCGCCGTTCTATGCGCAAGATACCATTGCGTGTGAGCTGGGTCCCGCTCTCGCGCGCATCCTCAGCCCGGATATCAAGGTGCATGCGACGCCCTACGCGAGTGCGCTGCCTGATCTCGTCGATACGCTGCTGCTCTATGGCATGTCGTTCGAGGCGGACCGGAACGAacacggcgcgctcgtgcaccGTCTGCACCCGTGCATTGATGTGTTTGCGCAGTATGCGGCGCACTCGCAGGCTGACGTCGGGCCCAgccggcacggcgcgcggcagcatgtgcagcgcgaactcgaggccgagcagcgccgccgccgccgccggaCCTTGCCTGAGACGGCCACACAGAAGGAGGCGCCGTCCTCGCCCCACGCCGCGTCTGCCACAGCGCCCACGTACCGCGACTTTTTCGGGCGCGTCATGCCGACGCCGGCTGTGCCGTCGCAggcggacgcggcgcccgccGGTCCCTCGGGTCTGCAGGTATTTTACCGCTTCCACGAGGGCTACTCGAATGCCGTGCGCAAACCCATCAAGCTCGCATCGCTCTTGTAG